A single genomic interval of Megalobrama amblycephala isolate DHTTF-2021 linkage group LG17, ASM1881202v1, whole genome shotgun sequence harbors:
- the LOC125250409 gene encoding gastrula zinc finger protein XlCGF49.1-like: MRVHTGEKPFTCDQCGKSFSTKQYLEVHMRVHTGEKLFTCDQCGKSFSQSSTLKAHMRIHTGEKPFTCDQCGKSFKQKGHLKNHMKVHTGEKPHTCDQCDKTFLWASNLKRHLRVHTKEKPHSCSVCGKSFSLLSYLNEHEKTHTGVREYMCFECEKTCTTWSDLKKHHRIHTGEKPYKCSHCDKRFNQ, encoded by the coding sequence atgagagttcacactggagagaagccgttcacatgtgatcagtgtggaaagagtttctcaaccaaACAATATCTTGaggttcacatgagagttcatacaggagagaagctgttcacatgtgatcaatgtgggaagagtttcagtcaatcaTCAACCCTTAAAgcacacatgaggatccacactggagagaagccgttcacatgtgatcagtgtgggaagagcttcaaACAAAAAGGACATCTTAAGAATCATATGAAagttcacaccggagagaagccacacacatgtgatcaatgtgacaaaacatttctCTGGGCATCAAACCTGAAGAGACACCTGAgagttcatacaaaggagaagccacattcatgttctgtgtgtggaaagagtttttcactgctgtcatatttaaatgaacatgagaaaacacacactggtgtgagagagtacatgtgctttgagtgtgagaagacttgtACTACATGGAGCGATTTAAAAAAGCACCacagaattcacactggagaaaaaccttacaagtgttcacactgtgacaagagattcaatcagtaa